A part of Gadus morhua chromosome 17, gadMor3.0, whole genome shotgun sequence genomic DNA contains:
- the cideb gene encoding lipid transferase CIDEB, which translates to MDTTSSLFKSVTRRVWSPPQRPFRVCTHTRDTRKGVTAGTLEELRERACQSLLLALSAVSVVLVCEEDGTEVDSEEFFMALPDNTVLMTLEGGQTWKPIPGAVVSQYQGSNKKPRNGKDIARVTFDLYRIHPKDVFGSLSVNATYRGLYSIGADFQCLGPKKILREVLRVASTLLQAAGHLLITSASMIRRIIEGAELWQPQREGEYTANWN; encoded by the exons ATGGACACGACATCTTCATTGTTCAA gtcAGTTACCAGGCGGGTGTGGTCTCCGCCCCAGCGGCCCTTCCGGGTGTGCACCCACACCCGGGACACAAGGAAGGGCGTCACAGCAGGGACCCTGGAGGAGCTGCGGGAGCGG gcgtGTCAGTCCCTGCTGCTGGCGCTGTCGGCCGTGTCCGTGGTGCTGGTGTGTGAGGAGGACGGCACCGAGGTGGACTCGGAGGAGTTCTTCATGGCGCTGCCGGACAACACCGTGCTCATGACCCTAGAGGGTGGCCAAACATGGAAGCCAATACCG GGTGCAGTCGTCAGTCAATAccaaggcagcaacaaaaagcCACGCAACGGAAAAGACATTGCCCGCGTCACCTTTGACCTGTACAGGATACACCCCAAGGACGTCTTTGGGTCTCTGAGCGTCAATGCCACCTACCGGGGCCTGTACTCCATCGGTGCTGACTTCCAGTGCCTGGGGCCCAAGAAAATCCTCAG GGAAGTTCTGAGGGTCGCCTCCACTCTGCTGCAGGCCGCCGGACACCTGCTCATCACCTCGGCCTCCATGATCCGCCGCATCATCGAAGGGGCGGAGCTCTGGCAGCCCCAGAGGGAGGGCGAATATACAGCCAATTGGAACTGA